Proteins from one Chitinophaga oryzae genomic window:
- a CDS encoding alanine dehydrogenase, which translates to MEQRQKPVVSAGFTYSPLEETLDIPQKNSRLFIGIPKENSFQENRIALTPDAVSILAAHGHHIVVEHKAGDGSHYYDTDYSEAGAEIVYDKREVFKAEIIVKSAPLNDEEIELLHPHQIVISPIHLAALKAPQVQKMMDKRITLLSFENLKDDAGTYPIVRAMSEIAGGAVMLIAGQYLSNGNKGKGILLGGITGIPPTKVVIIGAGIVGEFAARTAMALGASVKVFDNNIYKLKRLQNNIGVRVFTSVIQPKVLAEQLRNADVAVGALSSQSGRTPIVVTEAMVSNMKAGSVIVDVSIDRGGCFETSEITSHENPVFKKYDVVHYCVPNIPSGFARTASEAISNVLMPLLVEAADDGGFENLVWIKRGVRNGIYLYKGALTNYHLSEKFKLKYTDLELLLAVKG; encoded by the coding sequence ATGGAGCAAAGGCAAAAACCTGTAGTGAGTGCTGGCTTTACTTATTCACCTCTGGAAGAAACGCTGGATATCCCACAAAAAAATTCCCGTTTATTTATCGGTATACCCAAAGAAAATTCCTTCCAGGAAAACCGGATTGCCCTGACGCCCGACGCGGTTAGCATCCTGGCTGCACACGGACATCATATCGTGGTGGAGCATAAAGCCGGCGATGGTTCACATTATTACGACACCGACTATTCAGAGGCCGGCGCAGAAATCGTTTACGACAAAAGGGAAGTCTTCAAGGCAGAGATCATCGTCAAATCGGCACCGCTGAACGACGAGGAAATAGAACTCTTACATCCCCACCAGATCGTTATCTCCCCCATCCACCTGGCCGCGCTGAAAGCGCCGCAGGTGCAGAAGATGATGGACAAACGCATCACCCTGTTGTCTTTCGAAAATCTGAAAGACGATGCCGGCACCTATCCCATTGTAAGGGCGATGAGTGAAATTGCCGGCGGCGCGGTAATGCTTATTGCCGGGCAATACCTGAGCAACGGCAATAAAGGCAAAGGTATCCTGCTGGGCGGCATTACCGGTATACCCCCTACCAAGGTGGTGATCATCGGGGCCGGCATTGTAGGCGAATTTGCGGCACGTACCGCCATGGCGCTGGGAGCTTCCGTCAAAGTGTTTGACAACAATATCTATAAACTGAAAAGGCTCCAGAACAATATAGGAGTGCGCGTATTCACGTCCGTGATACAGCCCAAAGTGTTGGCGGAGCAATTACGCAATGCCGATGTGGCGGTGGGCGCCCTCTCTTCGCAGAGCGGCCGTACGCCTATCGTGGTCACAGAAGCAATGGTCAGCAACATGAAAGCCGGCTCTGTGATCGTGGATGTGAGTATCGACCGCGGCGGCTGTTTCGAAACATCAGAAATCACCAGCCACGAGAACCCGGTTTTCAAAAAATATGACGTAGTACACTATTGTGTACCCAATATCCCGTCCGGCTTTGCCCGCACCGCCTCCGAAGCGATCAGCAACGTCCTGATGCCGCTGCTGGTGGAAGCTGCCGACGACGGTGGTTTCGAAAACCTGGTATGGATCAAACGCGGCGTAAGAAACGGGATTTACCTGTACAAAGGAGCGCTGACCAACTACCATCTCAGCGAAAAATTCAAACTTAAATATACAGACCTGGAGCTGCTGTTAGCGGTCAAAGGATAA
- a CDS encoding RecQ family ATP-dependent DNA helicase, which yields MSTPKAILQQYWGYHQFRTLQEDIITNILAGQDTLALLPTGGGKSICFQVPAMMKPGLCLVITPLIALMKDQVANLKKKGISAYSIYSGMLYKDVERVLEAARRGGCKFLYVSPERLQSKLFQTYCDGLPVNLIAVDEAHCISQWGYDFRPAYLKIADIRSFFPEAPVLALTASATPRVQTDICDKLLMKEAKVFTKSFARANLSYSVLEEATKIDKVKHILDRVPGCGIVYCRNRKRTKEIADLLQLQGIPASYYHAGLPQAERAARQEAWINNETRVMVCTNAFGMGIDKPDVRIVVHYDMPDGLEAYYQEAGRAGRDEQKAYAVLLYNEEELAEMQERIALQFPTLEQVREVYQCIVNYLQVPVGSAEGVYFDFDINDFARTFQLNLTMVYSAVKLLEQEEVLQLSESVFLPSRAEFVTNKESLYAFENAYPALEEITKVLLRTYEGIFDHPVPIYERQIGRIMYMEDDDIAALLQQLHQYGIIHYQARRDEPQLCFLQERVSAANLRINMARVEVRKKVYADRLAAMFAYARHGDTCRTQQLVAYFGEKDAAPCGVCDVCLKKKSSPPDATQFKRISDSVTLILKDKPLLFADLHQQMPDVRRSDLMAVLQFMNEEGLLRRDEEGKLCI from the coding sequence TTGAGTACACCCAAAGCCATACTACAGCAATACTGGGGTTATCACCAGTTCCGCACCTTACAGGAAGATATTATCACCAATATCCTGGCTGGCCAGGACACACTGGCGCTGTTGCCTACCGGCGGCGGTAAGTCCATTTGTTTCCAGGTGCCGGCCATGATGAAGCCCGGGCTGTGCCTGGTGATCACACCGCTGATCGCGCTGATGAAAGACCAGGTGGCCAACCTCAAAAAGAAAGGCATCTCTGCGTATTCCATCTATTCCGGTATGTTGTACAAAGATGTGGAGCGTGTGCTGGAAGCGGCCCGCAGGGGCGGCTGTAAATTTTTATACGTATCTCCCGAACGTTTGCAAAGCAAGTTGTTTCAAACTTATTGCGATGGCCTGCCGGTCAACCTGATCGCTGTGGATGAAGCGCACTGTATTTCCCAGTGGGGATACGATTTCCGTCCTGCCTATCTGAAGATAGCGGATATCCGCAGTTTCTTCCCGGAGGCGCCGGTACTGGCGCTCACGGCGTCTGCCACGCCCCGGGTGCAGACAGACATCTGCGATAAGCTGCTGATGAAGGAGGCGAAAGTGTTTACCAAAAGTTTTGCCCGCGCTAACCTCTCCTACAGCGTGCTGGAAGAAGCCACTAAGATCGATAAAGTAAAACATATACTGGACCGCGTGCCCGGCTGTGGTATTGTGTATTGCCGCAACCGTAAGCGCACCAAAGAAATAGCCGACCTGCTGCAGCTGCAGGGTATCCCCGCCAGCTACTACCATGCAGGGCTGCCACAGGCAGAAAGGGCCGCACGGCAGGAAGCCTGGATCAACAACGAAACCCGGGTGATGGTCTGCACCAACGCTTTCGGTATGGGCATCGATAAGCCGGATGTCCGCATCGTGGTACACTACGATATGCCTGACGGCCTGGAAGCCTACTACCAGGAAGCGGGACGCGCCGGCAGAGATGAACAAAAGGCTTATGCCGTGTTGCTCTACAACGAAGAGGAGCTGGCCGAAATGCAGGAGCGTATTGCCTTGCAGTTTCCCACGCTGGAACAGGTGCGGGAAGTATACCAATGCATTGTCAACTACCTGCAGGTGCCTGTCGGCAGCGCGGAAGGCGTGTATTTTGATTTTGATATCAATGACTTTGCCCGCACCTTCCAGTTGAACCTCACGATGGTATACAGCGCTGTGAAGCTGTTGGAACAGGAAGAAGTGCTGCAGCTGAGCGAAAGCGTGTTCCTGCCGTCACGGGCGGAGTTTGTGACCAATAAGGAATCGCTGTATGCTTTCGAAAATGCATATCCTGCGCTGGAAGAGATCACGAAGGTACTGCTGCGTACCTACGAAGGTATTTTTGATCACCCCGTACCCATATACGAACGCCAGATAGGCCGGATCATGTACATGGAGGACGATGATATCGCCGCCTTGCTGCAACAGCTGCATCAATACGGCATTATCCATTACCAGGCGCGGCGTGATGAGCCACAGCTCTGCTTCCTGCAGGAACGTGTATCGGCGGCCAACCTGCGCATCAATATGGCGCGGGTAGAAGTGAGGAAGAAAGTATATGCCGACCGGCTGGCGGCGATGTTTGCCTATGCCCGGCATGGTGATACCTGCCGTACACAGCAGCTGGTGGCCTATTTCGGTGAGAAAGACGCAGCCCCCTGCGGTGTCTGCGATGTATGCCTGAAGAAAAAATCATCCCCGCCGGATGCCACGCAGTTTAAACGTATATCCGACAGCGTTACACTTATTCTGAAAGATAAGCCCCTGCTGTTTGCCGATCTGCATCAGCAGATGCCTGATGTACGCCGCAGCGACCTGATGGCCGTGTTGCAGTTTATGAATGAAGAAGGGTTATTGCGCCGCGATGAGGAAGGGAAACTCTGCATTTAG
- the tsaE gene encoding tRNA (adenosine(37)-N6)-threonylcarbamoyltransferase complex ATPase subunit type 1 TsaE, translated as MQWTFTLEQLPEVAGAFWDYFGDKQVFTLNGPMGAGKTTMIKALCAAKGVADATASPTFSIINEYGYLDAQGKPQRIYHLDLYRLKDENDAISAGVEDTIYQDAISFLEWPDIVAPLLPPDTIHLQLEVLPDQKRVLREISASDK; from the coding sequence ATGCAATGGACATTTACGCTGGAACAGCTGCCGGAGGTAGCCGGTGCTTTCTGGGATTATTTTGGCGATAAACAGGTATTTACGCTTAACGGCCCCATGGGCGCCGGTAAAACCACGATGATCAAAGCTTTATGTGCGGCCAAAGGGGTAGCCGACGCCACCGCCAGCCCCACTTTTTCCATTATCAATGAATACGGTTACCTCGATGCACAGGGAAAACCGCAACGGATCTACCACCTGGACCTCTACCGGCTGAAGGACGAAAACGACGCTATCAGCGCCGGTGTGGAAGACACGATTTACCAGGATGCCATCAGTTTTCTGGAATGGCCGGACATAGTAGCCCCCCTGCTGCCTCCCGATACCATCCACCTTCAGCTGGAGGTACTGCCCGACCAAAAAAGGGTACTTCGCGAAATCTCCGCATCTGACAAATAG
- a CDS encoding heavy metal translocating P-type ATPase: MTPVSCKVEGMHCTNCALSVSRYLEKKGMENINVSFATEEVSFTAPAGADSAEVLNGINDLGFRVVMPDQAPAKVPAYQTLTFKFFFCLIFTLPLLLHMWVDWHWLHNPWTQFWLTLPVFLTGLWHFGKSALRSLMNRMANMDVLVTLGASAAFFYSVIGALINGNPDYLFFETTAAIITLVFLGNLLEEKSVRQTTTAIAELARMQITTARLINTDQGHEHIREVDNRTLRPGDCVLVNTGDKIPMDGTIYWGSAHVNESMITGESDPVSKKEKDKVIGGTLLEDGSIKVYITATGKDTVLSYIIDLVKQAQSDKPPMQRLADRISAIFVPLVLGIAIVTFLGWYFIGHTTFGTAMMRSIAVLVIACPCAMGLATPAAVMVGLGRAARNGILIKGGHTLELFKDIKRVVFDKTGTLTTGKLTLRDYHTTMEDTAFRQIVYSLEKYSSHPIARSVAAMWKQAGEVPLQQVREHRGLGMRAKDKEGNEWQLGSFRMAAGLTDDDHHNLYLVRNGALMGWLDFADEIRPEAAMVVRQLKASGIQPVLLSGDTARKCGELAAALGITEVYAEQSPQQKLEQIDRFIQQSPTAMVGDGINDAPALSKATIGISLSDATQVAMQSANVVLLNNNLGSLPLALGLGKHTYLTIRQNLFWAFIYNVVAIPVAALGLLNPIVGAGVMGLSDVVLAINSVRLRYKRVVSAS, translated from the coding sequence ATGACACCAGTTAGCTGTAAGGTGGAAGGCATGCACTGCACCAATTGTGCGCTCAGCGTATCCCGATACCTCGAGAAAAAAGGCATGGAAAATATCAACGTCAGCTTTGCGACGGAGGAGGTGAGTTTTACCGCCCCCGCCGGAGCCGATTCGGCTGAAGTGCTCAACGGCATCAACGATCTCGGTTTCCGTGTGGTAATGCCTGATCAGGCGCCGGCCAAAGTACCGGCCTACCAAACCCTGACTTTTAAATTTTTCTTTTGTTTAATATTTACACTGCCACTCCTGCTGCATATGTGGGTGGACTGGCACTGGCTGCATAACCCCTGGACGCAGTTCTGGCTGACCCTGCCGGTATTTCTCACCGGGCTGTGGCATTTTGGTAAAAGCGCCCTCCGCTCCCTCATGAACCGCATGGCCAATATGGACGTGCTGGTCACCCTCGGAGCTTCGGCGGCCTTCTTTTACAGCGTTATCGGTGCGCTCATCAACGGCAATCCCGACTATCTCTTCTTCGAAACGACGGCTGCCATCATCACCCTGGTATTCCTGGGGAACCTGCTGGAAGAAAAATCCGTCAGGCAAACCACCACCGCTATTGCGGAACTGGCCCGTATGCAGATCACCACGGCACGGCTGATCAATACCGACCAGGGGCACGAACATATCCGCGAGGTAGACAACCGGACGCTCCGTCCCGGCGACTGCGTGCTGGTTAACACCGGCGATAAAATACCCATGGACGGCACCATCTACTGGGGCAGCGCACATGTCAACGAATCCATGATCACCGGGGAAAGCGATCCTGTCAGCAAAAAAGAAAAAGACAAAGTGATCGGCGGTACCCTCCTGGAAGACGGCAGCATTAAAGTATACATCACGGCTACCGGCAAAGACACCGTGCTGTCTTACATCATAGACCTGGTAAAGCAGGCCCAGAGCGACAAGCCGCCCATGCAGCGGCTGGCCGACCGCATCAGCGCCATTTTTGTGCCACTGGTGCTGGGTATCGCCATCGTTACTTTCCTGGGATGGTATTTTATCGGTCACACCACCTTCGGCACTGCTATGATGCGCAGCATCGCCGTACTGGTGATCGCCTGTCCCTGCGCAATGGGACTCGCCACCCCGGCGGCTGTTATGGTCGGACTGGGACGTGCTGCGCGCAACGGCATCCTTATCAAAGGAGGGCATACCCTCGAGCTGTTTAAAGACATCAAACGGGTGGTATTCGATAAAACAGGTACGCTCACAACGGGCAAACTCACCCTCCGTGATTATCATACCACGATGGAAGACACTGCCTTCCGGCAGATCGTTTACAGCCTGGAAAAATACTCTTCCCATCCTATTGCACGCTCCGTGGCGGCCATGTGGAAACAGGCCGGAGAAGTGCCGCTGCAGCAGGTGCGGGAGCACAGGGGACTGGGCATGCGCGCCAAAGACAAAGAAGGCAACGAATGGCAGCTGGGATCCTTCCGCATGGCTGCCGGTCTGACTGATGACGATCATCATAACCTTTACCTGGTACGCAACGGCGCCCTCATGGGATGGCTCGATTTCGCAGATGAAATACGGCCGGAAGCGGCTATGGTGGTCCGGCAGCTGAAAGCCTCCGGTATACAGCCGGTGCTGCTCAGCGGCGATACTGCCCGTAAATGCGGGGAACTGGCCGCCGCGCTGGGTATTACCGAAGTATACGCCGAACAGTCGCCACAACAGAAACTGGAACAGATCGACCGTTTTATACAGCAGTCACCCACCGCCATGGTGGGCGACGGTATCAACGACGCGCCCGCGCTTTCCAAAGCCACCATCGGTATTTCGCTCAGCGATGCCACGCAGGTGGCCATGCAGAGCGCTAACGTGGTGCTGTTGAATAATAACCTGGGCAGTCTGCCGCTGGCGCTGGGACTGGGGAAACACACTTACCTGACTATCAGACAAAACCTTTTCTGGGCGTTTATATACAACGTGGTGGCCATCCCGGTGGCGGCGCTCGGACTACTCAATCCTATTGTGGGCGCAGGAGTGATGGGCCTTTCCGATGTGGTGCTGGCCATCAATTCTGTACGTCTGCGGTATAAACGGGTGGTAAGTGCGTCGTAA
- a CDS encoding Gfo/Idh/MocA family oxidoreductase: MSKVIKTGICSFGMSGQVFHAPFIYVNPGFEFTAVVERSKDLARQRYPNVKVYTSVPDMLADKELELIVVNTPNYTHFEYVKAALEAGKNVIVEKPFTVTTAEAETLIALAKEKKLLLSVYHNRRYDSDFKIVRKVLSEGLLGDVLEAEIHYDRFKEELSYKKHKEVANPGTGSLYDLGSHLIDQGLQLFGFPKAVWADIRIIRKDSLVDDYFELVLFYDNLRVRLKCSYLIREALPSYQIHGRIGSFIKTKSDIQEAQLLRGLLPNSPDWGAEAPHEWGLLHTTIDGKTVKQYLPGTNGNYMDYYQGIYEAIANNAPNPVDPKDAENVIRIIEAAFLSSKEGRVVNL, translated from the coding sequence ATGAGTAAAGTGATTAAGACGGGCATCTGCTCCTTTGGCATGTCCGGACAAGTTTTCCATGCACCGTTCATCTACGTGAACCCGGGCTTTGAATTCACGGCCGTCGTGGAACGCAGCAAGGACCTCGCCAGGCAGCGGTACCCTAACGTAAAAGTCTATACGTCCGTGCCGGATATGCTGGCAGATAAAGAACTGGAGCTGATTGTAGTAAACACGCCGAACTATACCCACTTTGAATACGTAAAAGCCGCACTGGAAGCGGGGAAAAACGTGATCGTAGAAAAACCGTTCACCGTTACCACTGCGGAAGCGGAAACACTCATCGCCCTGGCGAAAGAGAAAAAACTACTGCTGAGCGTATACCACAACCGCCGCTATGACAGCGATTTTAAGATCGTCCGCAAAGTGCTCAGCGAAGGCCTGCTCGGTGATGTCCTCGAAGCAGAGATCCACTACGATCGCTTCAAGGAAGAACTGAGCTACAAAAAACACAAGGAAGTAGCCAACCCGGGTACCGGCAGTCTCTATGACCTCGGCTCCCACCTGATAGACCAGGGACTGCAGCTCTTCGGTTTTCCGAAAGCCGTATGGGCCGATATCCGGATCATCCGCAAAGACTCCCTCGTAGACGACTACTTTGAACTGGTGCTCTTCTACGATAACCTCCGCGTACGCCTGAAATGCAGTTATCTTATCCGGGAAGCGCTGCCCTCCTACCAGATCCATGGCCGCATCGGCTCTTTCATCAAAACAAAATCCGATATACAGGAAGCACAACTGCTGCGGGGCCTGTTGCCCAACAGTCCCGACTGGGGCGCCGAAGCGCCGCATGAATGGGGACTGCTGCACACCACCATTGACGGTAAAACCGTTAAACAATACCTGCCCGGCACCAATGGCAACTATATGGACTACTACCAGGGCATCTACGAGGCCATCGCCAACAATGCGCCCAACCCGGTAGATCCTAAAGATGCGGAAAATGTGATCAGAATTATTGAAGCCGCCTTCCTGAGCAGCAAAGAAGGCCGTGTGGTTAATTTATAG
- a CDS encoding DUF3098 domain-containing protein, which produces MAKETLRSTVTKDTQVTDSRPIFPKENYKFMLAGIVVIVIGFLLMMGGNSNDPNAFKPEEVYSFRRITLAPIVIVLGLLIEVYAIMARPKTKE; this is translated from the coding sequence ATGGCTAAAGAAACGCTCAGATCAACTGTGACAAAAGATACCCAGGTGACCGACAGCCGGCCTATCTTTCCTAAAGAAAACTACAAATTTATGCTGGCAGGCATTGTGGTCATCGTTATCGGGTTCCTCCTTATGATGGGTGGCAACAGCAACGACCCTAATGCATTCAAGCCGGAAGAGGTGTACAGCTTCCGCCGTATCACACTGGCGCCTATTGTCATCGTACTGGGACTGCTGATTGAAGTGTATGCTATCATGGCCCGCCCCAAAACGAAAGAGTAA
- a CDS encoding cell division protein FtsX, which produces MAQSGKSSAKKSKPSYIYSIIGVALVLFSLGTLGLVVIHASKLSKYFKENIEIQVILRDNVKENQATALRDSIAHKPYIKSIEYVSKDVAAERFKKDFGEDFIQLLQYNPLYASINIKANANYVNTDSLKVIENNLTQQNIVREISYQRSLVQKLNENVNKIGMVILIISCLLALVVIFLIDNTIRLAMFSNRFLIKTMQMVGATRWFIAKPFDLRSIANGAISALIAIAGLLGILSFADKALPELNGLRDNLMIALLFLGMIVVGIAISLFSTHRSVMKYLRLKLDDLY; this is translated from the coding sequence ATGGCGCAATCCGGGAAATCATCAGCAAAGAAGTCTAAACCGTCCTATATCTACTCCATTATCGGGGTAGCGCTGGTATTGTTTTCATTGGGCACCCTGGGTCTGGTGGTCATCCATGCCAGCAAGCTCAGCAAGTATTTCAAGGAAAACATTGAAATACAGGTGATTCTGAGAGATAATGTGAAAGAGAACCAGGCGACGGCCCTGCGCGACTCCATTGCACATAAACCGTATATCAAATCCATCGAATACGTATCGAAAGATGTGGCGGCAGAGCGCTTTAAGAAAGACTTTGGCGAGGATTTCATCCAGCTGCTGCAGTACAACCCACTGTATGCCAGCATCAACATCAAGGCCAACGCCAATTATGTGAACACCGACAGCCTGAAGGTCATCGAAAACAATCTCACCCAGCAGAATATCGTACGGGAGATATCCTATCAGCGCAGCCTGGTGCAGAAACTGAACGAAAACGTGAATAAAATAGGGATGGTGATCCTCATTATCAGCTGCCTGCTGGCGCTGGTGGTCATCTTCCTGATCGACAATACCATCCGCCTGGCGATGTTCAGCAACCGTTTCCTGATCAAAACCATGCAGATGGTGGGCGCTACCCGCTGGTTCATCGCCAAACCGTTCGATCTCCGCAGCATTGCCAATGGCGCTATCAGCGCGCTCATTGCCATCGCCGGCCTGCTGGGCATCCTGTCCTTTGCCGATAAAGCGCTGCCGGAGCTGAACGGATTACGCGATAACCTGATGATCGCCCTGCTTTTCCTCGGCATGATCGTCGTAGGCATCGCTATCTCCCTGTTCAGTACCCACCGCTCCGTGATGAAATACCTGCGGCTGAAACTGGACGATCTTTATTAA
- a CDS encoding undecaprenyl-diphosphate phosphatase → MNFFHAIIIAIVEGLTEFLPISSTGHMIIASSLLGIKDDEFTKLFEVVIQLGAILAVVVLYWRKFLVFDKNRFNFYLKLVVAVIPALIAGYLFSDKIDQLLESPLTVGITLLLGGFVLLFVDNWFQKPTIDTDEKMSMFTALRIGFFQCLALIPGVSRSAATIIGGMQQKLTRSQAAEFSFFLAVPTMAAATGYKLLKGRELLLAHPENLKLLLVGNIVAFIVAMAAIKFFIGTLKKYGFKMWGYYRIIVGAIIIAAILMGKQL, encoded by the coding sequence ATGAACTTCTTCCATGCTATCATTATTGCCATTGTGGAAGGGCTGACGGAATTTCTGCCTATTTCCTCCACAGGGCATATGATCATTGCCAGCTCCCTCTTGGGTATTAAAGACGATGAATTTACCAAACTGTTTGAAGTAGTGATACAACTGGGCGCCATCCTGGCCGTTGTGGTATTATACTGGCGGAAATTCCTTGTTTTCGATAAAAACAGGTTCAATTTCTACCTTAAACTGGTGGTAGCGGTGATTCCCGCCCTTATTGCCGGTTATCTCTTCAGCGATAAAATAGACCAGCTGCTGGAAAGCCCGCTCACCGTAGGTATCACCCTGCTGCTGGGAGGTTTCGTGCTGCTGTTTGTGGATAACTGGTTTCAGAAGCCAACGATCGATACAGACGAGAAAATGAGCATGTTCACTGCCCTGCGGATCGGTTTCTTCCAGTGCCTGGCGCTGATACCGGGCGTAAGCCGCAGTGCCGCCACTATTATCGGCGGTATGCAGCAGAAGCTTACCCGTAGCCAGGCGGCCGAATTCTCTTTTTTCCTGGCCGTACCTACCATGGCCGCCGCCACCGGTTACAAACTGCTCAAAGGCAGGGAGCTGCTGCTGGCGCATCCGGAAAACCTGAAACTGCTGCTGGTAGGTAATATCGTGGCTTTCATCGTGGCTATGGCCGCTATTAAGTTCTTCATCGGCACCCTGAAAAAGTACGGGTTTAAGATGTGGGGCTATTACCGCATCATCGTTGGCGCTATTATCATTGCCGCCATCCTGATGGGAAAACAATTATGA